Genomic DNA from Pseudorasbora parva isolate DD20220531a chromosome 17, ASM2467924v1, whole genome shotgun sequence:
CTTGGTTCACCATATATGTAGGACAAACACGTACGCCAATTGATCTTTTACAGCTTTTGCAGTGTGAATTCAGTCACAGCAAAGGCCTCACGTGGACAGTCCACCCCAATGATAATTGCAAAACACAATACTACTAAGGAGTATTAAGTGCAGGATTCTGTTATACTGACTGATTTCAAAGTAAAAGTCAACTTAAACACAGTTATTTTCGGTACAAACATAACATTGGTCTCCTCGCACAAAAACGgcgctctaaactataaatggCTGCTTATGAAtattttctaaaacggtttcaGGAACAGCTCACAggattctaaaaaaaaaaaaaaactctaaataaaGTTATTGAAAAAATCTAAAAAGGCCCTTTGGCATCTCCACATTTAGTGCCCatcttttttttcacaatacAGCCGGTTGTTCTTGCAAACCTTGAGTAACTAAATGACATGAAATATGTCCGTGTGTGAACGAATACACTTGTGTTCTGTCACAACCGACATCGCAGTGTCCTTTTAcaagcaatatatatattttgccaGAAATCTTAAGTTACAATACACTTCTGAGATCCTTTACTTCTTCGAGATCTTCCCAGCTTTTCTCTTGGGCTCATAGGGTGTTCTCAGGATGCTGGGTGTCTCTTCCATTACCCTGACCAGCAGGTTATCAATGTAGTCCTCCAGCTCCCGAATATGAGCATCTTTCTTTCTTACCACCTCTTTCTGCTTGATCAGCTCTTGCACAACTTCCTCAAAGGAGAGATTGCTGTAGGCCGCCATACTCGTATGCAGATGTGCAGGCTCCTATGTGTGAGGAAGAATAGATGACATACGATTAGTACATTTATGCTGTATTAAATATAGAAAAATAAACCTCTTGTACATTTATTTAGAAAATACTACGTGTTTGTCCATAGCATGCTGAGAATTCAAAGTTCCCTGAAGTGCATAAATCAATCATGCTTCTTTTAGTTGATCTGTTACATTTTCAGCATGAAacaatttttaaacatttaaacactTCACGTTGGTTTGTAAATGGACAAAGCAATAATTCCACATGAAGTAGTAGCTAGACAAAGTAAACTaggaacaaaaaaaataaacatttgaatgtTTCCTTTAATACAGAACTCGCTTGATAAATGAGCTTTTATGAAAAGATGTTGCTCTAACCGTTCAAGCCTCAGTTCTCTCAAGCAGATTGATTATGTGTTGACATGGGAAGTGTCTGCATCTGACTTCACCATGATATTGAGGGAACAGCAACTTAGAAACATTTGCTCATCTGCTATCACGCGTCTGACAAATTCACACGTTTTGCTGTCAAGGTGAAAACAAGCACTAAATGCAGTCAGCTGATAAAATCTTTCAGCGAGCTTATCCATTTCACTGTTGTCAAAATATGAGTCAATGTCTCTCAGTCATGCTTAATTACTGACGCTTAGTTAATTACAATAAAACTGCCACCTAAAATCAACATCACAACAGGACACGGACCTGAAATTCATCTAATTACCGAACAATCCAAAGAGCTCCAGAAATGAAGTGCTCGCACCAAATCTACTCCGATAAGGTTATCTCTGTGTTTAAGGAAATGAAATTTAAGCCCTTAATATTTTTTAAGGTCATTAAATAAGGTTAACAGGGACTTTAAATAACATTgctgttattagttaaatgatGATTAGTCTGGactggaagcttgtttctgccaattaataaaaaagaaaatgggtcattgcaactttttttatatttatatatttttttcctcagAATTGCATACTATGAAGAAAGAAagtaagaaaaaaagtcagaattgtgggatataaacttgcaattgcgaaAAAAAGCTAATtgctattctgactttattttacTGCGAGTTTACATCCTGCAGTTTATatttcgcaattctgactttataactcggaATTGCAAGTTTATGTCTCACAACTCTGAGAAAATAGTCCGAATTgggagatataaacttgcaatagcaagaaaaaaattcagagttgcaatacattttttttactcacaATCGCAAGTTTatttctcgcaattctgagaaaagtcgtctgaattgagagatataaattcgcaattgcaagaaaaagtaaATAGCGATTCTGAATATTtttcataattctgacttttgtctcacaattgtgattttatatcttgcaattctttCTTTATAACTAGCAATTGCAAGTTTCCATCTCGCAAATTGTgacaattagattttttttattctgtggtggaaacgagCTTCCATATATTAAGGCTGTGTGATGTAAGTACAGAAAAAAgtttcaaaataataaaatatttaatgagtAGAATACAGTATAATTCTAGTTTAAATAGTCAATAAGTTCTTCTTCACAAAATAATTTTTCACCACATTTATTCATATGCACCAAAATTGCCTTACTTGGATACTTGGCTACTAAAGTAACAAGTGAAAACTGAATTTACTTTCTCAAATTTAAAACCTCCACAAATATAACACTTTTTACAgccttacattttaaaaagttaatttaatacatttgaatattttACGGCCATGTGTGatgattattaatataataaaacgtgTTTAAATGATATGTGTTtatatgtataataataaatctAAGACTTATACTAAATAATCTATTCATACTTTGCACTTGTTGGGAAATATTACTTTGCAGGAACAAGCCTCAACACTTTTAACCTGAAGCCTCTGAATCTGAACTGCTCCTGGGTTTCAACTTGATCCACCATATCGGACAGCTGTTTATACATGTGACACTTTGATTATGATTATCCTCCTTAGATTACGCTAATGAAAACAAAACATTCCTTCTCTTTTTCCCTGAGGAAACAGCAGAACAAATTTGACTCCATAAAACTGCCATTCTAAAGCAAAGCAAAAATACAGTGgcccaaaaaagtatttagacaCATGAATCAAAATATGTGAATGTCATTGCATTAGATAACAAAACAGAAAACCAagtagcatttattttaaagaaaaaactacacttaaagtacagtaaaaaaaagtcacttGCCAAGAAAAACCTTTGCTGAATGAAtctattgtttaaaaaatataaggCAAAAAGATTTTGGATGCTTTATGGTGTCTGGTAGTGGAATATTTTCCTACTTAATGTGATGAATTACACCTTTAGTGAACTTGAGTGGAACTGACTTTATTCATTCTCTAGAAGTCAACATCATTTCATAACGGATACATTATTTGTTTGCTGATGCCACTTGCatgcaataaaacattttcGGTGGTGCTTTTTGAGTTGAGTGTTTGGTAATGCTGATCAACACAATCCATTCCAACGCAATCCAAAAGAACACTTTCAGCAAACACTGAATCAAAGGAAAATTTAGAGAAAGAGATGCTGCCTGAATTGCAAAACCAGCAGGGCACAAGCTAGCGGGGGCAGAAAAAGAGCCCAGGAAATGACCATGAACTGGCAAGCAGCTGATGAGCAGATTTAGGCAATCAGGAGTGTGGGAGAGATAAGACTTCCACTTGGCATTCTTCAGTTGTCTCATTATGGGCACTAATGAGGGCCTTTGCGTTGAAAATCTAAAACTCCAAGTCCTTTGAAATGCCTCGACCGACTCTCCCCCCCACCACCCCCATCCTTTAATTAAGGCCTTAGAGTGCCAGAGACACTATTTCACCGACGCAGTGTTAACATAACCTCAAAAATGGGTGAGGAAAGCCATTTTCAGCAACCCGTCTCCAGTTTCAACATCACTTCAGCGGCTATTCTCACACAGCAGACAAGCAAACGTCGAGTTCCTCTGCGCTGGACATGATGACGATCACAATCAGTATAATTATGACAAAGTGAGAGAGGGCCCCGTTCCACGTTTAACACTGACCGTGGTTTGACCTATAGTGTAAAATTAGACCAGTGACAAATTGCGTATTATTAATGATTAGATTTCCAATTATTGAGTGAGAGAACATACTGTCCAAGATGGTTCACTAACGAAATGGAAGCGCACTAATAACATCACACTACTTCAAATTACATGCAGATCAAAGACGATGACCACCCATTTCAGCTGTTAATTAGATAAACGGCCCTCCAAGCGGAGTGCCACATGTGATACTCAGTCAGAGATCAGCATCATCGACTTCCATGCATAATAGGGCTGCAATAAATGACCAATTAAAACTTTGGGCAAGTTTTGAAAACTTGTGAGAAATGTGGTCAAGCTTTGTCTGGACAGACTGGACAGTGACAATGTGGAAATACACCCTGGAAAATAATATTCTTACATTTGGTGAGGCCACATGTAATTCAACTTTATATGTATGGTAATAGTGTAAAACATAACAGAAACGCAGTGTGCAATATTTACTTTGAATGGACTTACATGTTCTCTTGCATGTTTCATGCCATGCTTCTCGGGAGAGGTTTTGAATCTCTGAGTAAGGTCCTCATTACTAGTGGGTTCTCTCATGTTGTCACtgtttaacagaaaaaaaagacatcACTGTCAGAGAACTAATTTTACTccaataaatgcataaaaagtCCTTTATTTAACGTTCTACAAGCACGCTCATAAAACACATCAAATCCTTTAGCGCCAGCAAAAGTTCTATATAATTTTTGAGTTGACCTTTAGTGAAGTGATAAACAAAGGGTTAGAAAATGGTTTGACGCCTCCTCACACAAACAGCAAGTCTACTTTTCATTTCCTAACATTAGGTCACTAACCACAACAAAGGCTTTGCAAGCCAGTTACGGCTCACAGTTGGGGTGGGCGGCGGCATGACCAAAATCATATCACTGTATGAGCAATTTTATACCACAGTAACGGTGTATCTCTTTATTTCCagtttagggtcagtaagattttttttcacatttttgaaAATCTCATACTCACCAAGGgtgtatttatttgataaaaaatacagtaaatacaattatactatgaattttttttttaaatctagtttattcctgtgatgacgcagctgaattttcagcatctccATTCTTTTTGTGTCaaacgatccttcagaaatcatgctTATAAGCTGAATTTGTTCTAAAGAAAATGTTTATATCATTATAATACAGTTGAAAACAGTTcttctgtttaatattttacagaaaccataatgcatttgttttcaggactctaattattattaattaaagtaTCCCCATTTATGCTTTTTTGAATATTACCTTTCACGCAGTGTGTAATGTAgtatgcaaagttttaaagatcaaTGTGCATGACAAAGTTATTGTCAATTAATCGATTCTGAACAGCCAAAATGCCAGCCTATGGTCATCATTGGCTGCCCACGAACCACATCTACTTTGACCCGCCCTCAAACACTATAGTTGTTGCTGAggcctggaagagtttggtttgtgttgtcAACTTGTTGAGAAGATGCTGTTTTCTGCACTACGAAAATCTACTTGAATGCAAGTACTTCCAAAGGATGAAAACCAACACCCCCTGTTCCTATCCTATAACTGTGTATACAAGTGCTGAAATTCAGATAAGGTAATGGTCATTTTGTTTCCGACACACTTTGTAAGCTtaagaccaatcacaacagacagGATAattcgaccaatcagagcagagttgGCCCTTGAAAAGGAGGCATTTAGAGAGACTGGATGCATGCCATGTACCTAAGCCTACTCTAGGAGATGtccaaaactaaattaggaaCCTTTAATATAGCATAATAAGGGCACTTTAagttattcatatttttttactaaTAGACAATCTAGTGACAAAgagatttataaaaaatattataaaattgtattatattttattggtatttctttaaataataagattaagttataacattattaattatatttaataatattttaatacatttacacaGACTAATACGTCTGGCATAAACGCAAAAACAGCTTCACATTATCAACCACACATTAGTTAAATTACATATAATCCtgcaatatataaaaattcAACAAAGTTATCTATACCGAAAAAAGCCTATCTGTGACACTTTGCAGATTATACTATAGGTTGCAAATCagtgcttaatttttttttatcataacaGGAAATTAGGAAATTCAACCGGCTGACACATTTTTTCCACCCAATACCACAACCGTCAAATACCATTGCAACTTGCAGGAAAATAAACTGACTTTAAGCTTACATAGGCGTACTGTTATGAGTAGTAGCCTGTCTCTTTAATGATAAAACATTGCTAATGGATGGGATCCATTAAGGATGCTGGTTGTAAAAAGTCATGTATGAGGTTGGAACGATCTTTGTACACTAAACAACATTAAGCAGGCTTGTTTAATGTCTTTTTAGCCAACCTGTGACCCCTGGAAGACCTTTGATTTAAGATGAGAGTGTAATTTAAGAGGGTGAGTGGCCTGCTAGACTACAGGCAGATAAATTGTTAATTGAATGGTCTATCTCTCATTCAGATCTCATTACTGTGGCTTGGTCAGGCCCCTGTAGTCTGGACTGGGCCTAATGACATCGATAAAGTCTTCCTAATGACAGACTTTCTCTGATAAACATTAAGTGCTTGACTGTCCTCACCTAACTCAACTGAGAAAATTGGTGAATGACAAGCAGATGTAATGGAAGACAGTCCTTAGCAATCATTAATAAAATTATACAATCATATATTAGTACTATAGATAAtacttaaataaattattagatTTTTAATGGCATTTGACCTGCAATTACTAATGAAAACTTGATAAACAAATTtaagacaaaaacaaaatgtaccTTGATCTGTAGTGTGAGAGGAAAGGGTTAGTTTCACTTGAGGTTTCATTGGTAAAGGGGTTCGGGGATCGGAGGTCTCCAGAGCTTCCGGTCCGTGCTCCAGTGGCCGCTTTCTTTCCTTCTTTCTTCCCGGTCACTCTGCCCAGAAGACCGACCTTCTCCTTCTTCTCTTTCTTCTCTGCCCCCCAAATCATCCCCTGATCTCCATCGAAGGGATTGCGGTTACGAGGGAGAGTGGCGAACTTCTGGGGCATGTTGTCTCCGATGTCGGAAAAGGGGTCACATGGCACATCGCTGGTTGGGCAGCCATATCCATCGCTCTGAGAGTGTCGATGAGATGCAGCACCCCCTATGGATGAGAAAGACAAAACGTTTTTATTAGCATTTCTCCATAAAATGCTGCAGGGAAAGAAAAATATGTAGCACTTCTAGTTTTTGAATGCGTTTTGGTTCAAttaaataaggtctgtggttaacaCAAGCTCAGTAATGTTTATGGTTTATTCTAAAACTTAAAAAACATCAGTAATTTCCTTagtgattttttaaaaactcgCTAACAATTGGCTAAATGGGACATTTAACAGCATCATACTGAATACTAGTAATCTTATCTACTTGCTTTTACGATTTTTCAGCCTTTTTTTGCATGAGTTCAGTCAGAAGCTTAGTGCTGGTGAAGTTGAAGTCATATGACTATGCTGAAGTTAATTTATATACTACGTTTAGCTTTTTACATCTGGTTGTTCATTTGGGAAGAAATGTTTAGGaatcataaacttttgttggTTACAGAGCTTATTTTCTGCAATAATACAAAAGCCAGTGGAAAAAtccatttttgttgttgttgaaggAACCAGAGTGATACTTACTACATTACTGCAGCACTACAGTAAACAATACCTATCGCTGCAAATATCACCcaataattaaagggttagttcacccaaaaatgaaattgatgacattaatgactcaccctaatgtcgttcaacacccgtaagacctctgttcctcttcggaacacagtttaagatattttatatttagtccgagagtgtatgcttactatactgtccatgtccagaaagggaataaacacatcatcaaagtagtccatatgtgacatcagttagttagttataaTCTCTTggagcatcaaaaatacattttggtccaaaaataacaaaagctacgactttattcagcattgtcttctctttcaggtttgttttttaaacctcaaataaagatttgaatggttatgaatcagcgtattgattcatgattcggatcggcaatgtcacgtgatttcagcagtttgacacacgatccgaaacgtggttatttttggaccaaaatgtatttttgatgcttcaagagattctaattaaccaacggatgtcacagatggactactttgatgatgtttttattacctttttggacatggacagtatagtgtgcataaacTTTCAttaaaggaacagaaaagctttGGGACTAcacttaaactgtgttccaaagatgaacggaggtcttacgggtgaggaacgacattagagtgagtcattaatgacatcaatttcatttttgggtgaactaaccctttaaacaaaataaataaaattgctaTGCTGAGCACTGTTATTTCCTCACCTTTTTCCTCAATTGAGTTCATAGAGTCGAGTTTAGGCCTGAAGTGGGTTCCTATCAGATCAGACATGGAGTGAGCAGCAGAAAGTTTCTGCGTCCCAGTGAGCAGCGAGCGTTTTGGCTTGGGTTCAGGTGCAGCCTGAGGGTGCGGGTGCTGGTCTGGCAGAGAATCAGTCTCGCTCTGTCCTGAGCGAGGAAGGATAGCAGAAGATGTGTCTGAAAAGGCACCGTCGTGCTTTCGACCCTTCATCTTTTCCTTGAGCTTGGAAAACGGCGATCTGGGTTTGTCTCGCATTGACAAATCGAACATGCTGGCCGTCATGTTGTTACGCATGAACTGGATGCTAACTTGAATCTTGCCCCGGTCTTTCCTCTTCTTACCTGGCCGTGACTCTAGATTGTACCAgctgatgagagagagagacaggaagTATGAGGTATATAGCAAAATTGTGTCAATAAAAATGTCAGAAATACAGAAAGGCAGATATTAAGAGTcagaaaatgcattaaaaaaagacaaattaatTGAGAGTAGATGCATATGATGTCACTTTGGACTGGCATGTGCATTATCAATCCTATTATTCCTATGAATATTTATTGTTTATATGTCAAAGTGGCAGTATTTTGAATTTCAGAACACGCAGTCGCTATACATCTTATCTACACATCTTTGGCCGTTGTGTCACAAGCATGGATGGCCTCTTAGGTGTTAATGAAAACAGCTAGGCTAGTGCTACATGCGCCAGTAATTTGCAGATGTTCCAGTGTACTTTCACAGCTTGATAAAAACAAACAGGAGAAAACCGCACTCTTTCACTTCTTCTTTTATGTGAAACCCCCCTGGTGGTAAGACTCTCTTTCCAGGCTTTGCTCTGTATGTATAATTCATACAGAAACGACATGGGGGCAATGTGTTTGTCTGGCCAGAAACCCAATTTCACTTCACACAAATCCACAGCATAGTCCATTTAGTCCATTTGAAAGCCTTCCCCCTTCCTGAGAACGCATATTATAGTAGGGATAAACATAATTCCCTGGTAACTGCAAAGGTTTGGGCCACATAAAGAATGTGAAGTAATACGCCCCCATCTAGGCCATTCCCCGGCTCCTGTTTATTTAACCTCTTGCTCTTTTTTTCTGCTGGAAGTAATGTGATTGATGCTGTAACTGTGTGAAAAGGAGGTGGCATTtacacaaatctggcctttgtTCATTGATGCTCACACCGGTATTTGGAGATTATGAAATGGACAATATTTCAGCAGAGCTGTGTAATGCTCCTGTGGTATAAGACACTTGGAGCAGGATGATTAATTTAGAAATGATCATTGTGAACACTTAATGTAGGTACAATACTAGACATAGACTTGGCCAGAGTGTTCAATGAGTGAATGCAATACATCACCATATTTCAAAAGGTATTAGAAATATTGTTATAGGTATCAGACAATATTGGATATATGTCAGCCGATATTGTATATCTATTGTGCATGCTCATTTTACCTATTTTTGTGATTAACCTTTTACCATCATTTAAtgctaataaaataatgatctCATTATGGACTAATAATTCTCCTTTTACAATTTAACAAATAATGTTTGTGAACAAATCAGATTTAGATTTAGAGTTATGCATTTgacagacgcttttatccaaagcgacttaca
This window encodes:
- the LOC137045133 gene encoding rab11 family-interacting protein 2, whose amino-acid sequence is MSLGEQSQKWFPTHVQATVLQATDLQPKGKNGTNDAYTIIQLGKEKYSTSVAEKTLSPVWKEEASFELPGLLMESNPEVYELCLTVMHRSLVGLDKFLGQKLINLNEIFDNKERRKTDWYNLESRPGKKRKDRGKIQVSIQFMRNNMTASMFDLSMRDKPRSPFSKLKEKMKGRKHDGAFSDTSSAILPRSGQSETDSLPDQHPHPQAAPEPKPKRSLLTGTQKLSAAHSMSDLIGTHFRPKLDSMNSIEEKGGAASHRHSQSDGYGCPTSDVPCDPFSDIGDNMPQKFATLPRNRNPFDGDQGMIWGAEKKEKKEKVGLLGRVTGKKEGKKAATGARTGSSGDLRSPNPFTNETSSETNPFLSHYRSSDNMREPTSNEDLTQRFKTSPEKHGMKHAREHEPAHLHTSMAAYSNLSFEEVVQELIKQKEVVRKKDAHIRELEDYIDNLLVRVMEETPSILRTPYEPKRKAGKISKK